Within the Gemmatimonadota bacterium genome, the region ATCGTCGGCGTGTTGGCCTTGCCAGCATGACTGTCCGGGGTTCCCGCCCGCACCACCTGGGCGATACGATTGCGCTTCAGGGCGCCTATGATGACTGGCCCCACGAGGAACGACAGGAGGAGTGCGGTGACGGCTGCTCCCGCCGCGCGGAAGCTGATGTAGTTGAATAGCCGCAGGAATCCCAGGTACGGACTGAGCGGAACGAGGAGGTAGTTCAGCAATCGTGGTTCGCCCAGCTGGTGATATGTGGGAGGATGCGCTCGAGCTTCGCGCCACGAGACGCCTTCAACAATATGGTGGCACCGTACTGCAGATGCGGAGCGAGCGCGGACCACAGCTGGTCGACGTCGCTGGCAATCACGACCCGTTCATCATCCGGAGCGACTCGTCGAAGCGCTGCCGCGAACTCGCCGAATCCGCCGATGACGGCCACTGGCGCAGCGATAGCCGCGCGCGCGACATCGTCATGACAGCGGTCCGAGTTGGCACCCAGTTCAAGCATCGAGCCAAGCACCACGACTTTCTGCATACCGGGTGCCGCGGTGAGCATGTCGATCGCAGCGATTGCAGATCCGGGATTCGAATTGTACGCGTCGTTGATCACGAGCGCGCGCCCAATCGTCTGCCAGTTTGCACGCATCGGTGGTGGCGTGAGCGACGCGATGCCGCGTGCCGCGTCCTGCGGCCCGACACCGACTTCGCGCGCCGCGGCAAGCGCAAGCATCAGGTTCCTGAGATTGTGAGCACCGCGCAGAGGGGAATGAATGGATACGCCATCGACGGTAACGGTCCCGGTGCCATCGGTCTCCAGTCTCCAGGAGGTGGCGTGAACGTCACCGTCGTCGAGTCCGGCCGTCACCAGTCGCAGCGGCGACGCAGCGGCTACCAGATCGACATCCGACGACGGGACTATTCCGACCGCGACACCGTGAAACACCGACGTCTCCTCACGCATAACTCCGGCGAGATCGCCGAAGCCTTCGAGGTGTTCCTCCGCAATCGACGTAACGATGGCTACGTCGGGGCGCGAGA harbors:
- the murF gene encoding UDP-N-acetylmuramoyl-tripeptide--D-alanyl-D-alanine ligase, coding for MSDGFWTADRLAHALASRVSTNAPRGSHALGNVSTDTRSLRPGDIFVALVGDRFDAHDFLREAVAAGARALVVSRNAAIGEFDVPIYLVDDTLVALGDLAHFRRLAWGGPVIAVAGSNGKTSTKELLRSALESRLAVHATSGNLNNRIGVPLTLLALPAESDVAIIELGTSVPGEIAMLCDISRPDVAIVTSIAEEHLEGFGDLAGVMREETSVFHGVAVGIVPSSDVDLVAAASPLRLVTAGLDDGDVHATSWRLETDGTGTVTVDGVSIHSPLRGAHNLRNLMLALAAAREVGVGPQDAARGIASLTPPPMRANWQTIGRALVINDAYNSNPGSAIAAIDMLTAAPGMQKVVVLGSMLELGANSDRCHDDVARAAIAAPVAVIGGFGEFAAALRRVAPDDERVVIASDVDQLWSALAPHLQYGATILLKASRGAKLERILPHITSWANHDC